One stretch of Hydrogenovibrio kuenenii DSM 12350 DNA includes these proteins:
- the speD gene encoding adenosylmethionine decarboxylase, giving the protein MPQAENILVTSNDHFEVIEKTTVIDDTWPTHDQAVEDQTLDHFICRNGKTFAGTHLIADFWGASRLDDLQLMEDALREGVEKAKATLLHIHLHHFTPNGGISGVAVLAESHISVHSWPERNYAAFDVFMCGDSEPEKAIEVLREAFTPSEVKLDTMLRGEVEKDGE; this is encoded by the coding sequence ATGCCACAAGCAGAAAATATTTTGGTCACAAGTAATGACCATTTCGAAGTTATTGAAAAAACAACGGTTATCGATGACACTTGGCCAACCCATGATCAAGCAGTAGAAGACCAAACGCTGGATCACTTTATTTGTCGTAATGGCAAAACCTTTGCCGGTACGCATTTGATTGCTGATTTCTGGGGCGCAAGCCGTTTGGATGATTTGCAACTCATGGAAGATGCACTTCGCGAAGGTGTTGAAAAAGCCAAGGCAACTTTGTTGCACATTCACTTGCATCATTTCACGCCAAATGGTGGGATTTCTGGTGTTGCCGTTTTGGCAGAATCTCATATCAGCGTTCACTCTTGGCCTGAAAGAAACTACGCGGCATTTGATGTCTTTATGTGTGGTGACTCTGAGCCTGAAAAAGCGATTGAAGTCTTGAGAGAAGCCTTTACACCATCTGAAGTAAAATTAGATACCATGCTACGAGGTGAGGTAGAAAAAGATGGCGAATAA
- a CDS encoding adenosylmethionine--8-amino-7-oxononanoate transaminase: protein MTPSKPNLSEHWKELLAFDQQHIWHPYAKMPADTPAIGVASTQGSVITLADGTELVDGMSSWWAALHGYNHPKIQQAMHEQIDIMPHIMFGGLTHEPAIELSKRLVKLTPEGLDKVFLVDSGSVAMEVAIKMALQYWVSKDQPNKNRLLTVRNGYHGDTFATMAVCDPVNGMHSLFSEILTQHYFAPEPEMGFDIESDNQDINSLKTMLEEHHNNIAAVTIEPIVQGAGGMRFYRPDYLKQLRQLCDEYGVLLIADEIATGFGRTGKLFACEWAGITPDIMTLGKTLTGGHISLAATLATTDVSDTISSNVGDLNPGLLMHGPTFMGNPLACAAAIANIDVLMNSPWQDNIQRIEEHFTETLLPLKELEGVADARVLGAIGVIELERSDLGPQVQAKGIENGIWLRPFGRLVYTMPAYNISQSNLSKLTSMLTCTLGTVIAK from the coding sequence ATGACGCCTTCAAAACCAAATCTATCCGAACATTGGAAAGAACTCCTCGCCTTTGACCAACAACATATCTGGCACCCTTACGCCAAAATGCCGGCTGACACACCTGCGATAGGCGTTGCAAGCACCCAAGGATCGGTTATCACCTTGGCGGACGGTACAGAATTGGTCGATGGCATGTCATCTTGGTGGGCAGCGTTACACGGCTACAACCACCCAAAAATCCAACAAGCCATGCATGAACAAATCGACATCATGCCGCACATCATGTTTGGTGGTTTGACCCATGAACCTGCGATTGAACTGTCAAAGCGTCTAGTCAAACTCACCCCCGAAGGGCTGGATAAAGTTTTCCTAGTCGATTCCGGCTCAGTGGCAATGGAAGTCGCGATTAAAATGGCGCTGCAATATTGGGTAAGCAAAGACCAGCCAAACAAAAACCGGCTACTCACGGTTCGCAACGGTTATCACGGTGACACCTTCGCCACCATGGCTGTATGTGATCCCGTCAATGGCATGCATAGCTTGTTTTCAGAAATCCTGACGCAACACTACTTCGCCCCTGAACCGGAAATGGGCTTTGATATTGAATCAGACAATCAGGACATCAACTCACTGAAAACCATGCTTGAAGAACATCATAATAATATCGCTGCCGTGACCATCGAACCGATTGTGCAAGGTGCGGGCGGCATGCGTTTTTACCGCCCGGACTATCTCAAACAGTTACGCCAGTTGTGCGATGAATACGGTGTGCTATTGATTGCCGATGAAATCGCTACCGGCTTTGGTCGCACCGGAAAGTTATTCGCGTGTGAATGGGCGGGCATCACGCCAGATATCATGACGTTGGGTAAAACTCTAACGGGCGGGCACATCAGCTTAGCCGCCACACTGGCAACGACAGACGTTAGTGACACTATCAGCAGCAATGTCGGCGACCTCAATCCCGGCTTACTGATGCACGGCCCCACCTTTATGGGCAACCCACTCGCCTGTGCTGCCGCTATCGCCAATATAGATGTTTTAATGAACTCACCCTGGCAGGACAACATTCAACGCATTGAAGAGCACTTTACGGAGACGCTATTGCCACTTAAAGAACTGGAGGGTGTGGCGGATGCACGTGTACTCGGGGCGATTGGCGTGATTGAGCTGGAAAGAAGCGACCTTGGCCCACAAGTTCAGGCAAAAGGGATTGAAAATGGTATCTGGCTCAGACCTTTCGGCAGACTGGTTTACACCATGCCGGCTTATAATATTTCTCAGTCAAACTTATCCAAACTGACATCAATGCTCACATGCACTTTAGGTACAGTTATTGCAAAATGA
- a CDS encoding sensor histidine kinase: MQNSVETMMAFGLVVASVVILLLLWLVWKRRPSEALCLQAIKQLVPMFQASSLRRMEDVYIQFILQRFQPQSYQKISKPKSKVYLESSELLLPTLNGQAYYLLKPQLSGQTYTAEDLQWVEIVLYVAREVEASKQQRWLGVKEERQRIRRDLHDELTQDLIALMRSVDGDGQVQLANGAMNSLKNILSALSDEEMLLQDLLTTAQAQMRERMSLHDINLEWYEKNISSEDVVTAKVVSNVLKILKEAGCNVTKHSDTDNVKVVVNQFGHRLEVRIENEVIEKRFTEVSNQLGMKNIEARVNELHGEMNATEESGVFILSFSFPLEEGEAVGV, translated from the coding sequence TTGCAAAATTCTGTTGAGACGATGATGGCATTTGGGCTGGTAGTGGCAAGTGTGGTTATTTTGTTATTACTTTGGCTTGTGTGGAAACGTCGTCCATCGGAAGCGTTGTGTCTACAGGCAATAAAACAGCTTGTTCCTATGTTTCAGGCATCTTCTTTGCGTCGGATGGAAGATGTCTATATTCAGTTTATTTTGCAGCGTTTTCAGCCGCAAAGTTATCAGAAAATCAGTAAACCGAAGTCGAAGGTTTATCTTGAGTCCAGTGAGCTTTTACTGCCTACGTTAAATGGACAGGCCTATTACTTATTGAAGCCTCAGTTGTCAGGGCAAACCTATACTGCTGAAGATTTACAATGGGTTGAGATCGTTTTGTATGTTGCCCGAGAGGTAGAGGCGTCCAAACAACAGAGGTGGCTGGGGGTGAAAGAAGAGCGTCAGAGAATTAGACGCGACTTGCATGACGAGTTAACTCAGGACTTGATTGCCCTTATGCGAAGTGTCGATGGCGATGGGCAGGTACAGTTGGCTAATGGTGCAATGAATTCCCTTAAAAATATTTTGTCCGCTTTGTCTGATGAGGAGATGTTGTTACAAGATCTTTTGACGACAGCGCAAGCACAGATGCGAGAACGCATGTCTTTGCATGATATCAATCTTGAGTGGTATGAAAAGAACATTTCTTCAGAGGATGTTGTGACGGCAAAAGTGGTGAGTAATGTACTGAAGATATTGAAAGAAGCGGGCTGTAATGTAACGAAGCATTCGGATACAGATAATGTCAAAGTGGTGGTGAATCAGTTTGGTCATCGTTTGGAGGTGCGTATAGAAAACGAGGTTATTGAAAAGCGTTTTACAGAAGTATCTAATCAGCTGGGTATGAAAAATATAGAGGCTCGCGTGAATGAGCTTCATGGAGAGATGAATGCAACTGAAGAGTCTGGGGTGTTTATATTGAGCTTTTCATTTCCATTGGAAGAGGGGGAAGCAGTCGGTGTTTAA
- a CDS encoding OsmC family protein, producing MSIKVEWKGGKAFEATSSTGHKVMMDASKEVGGEDRGSRPMELLLMGLGGCSGIDVIMMLEKGKQDVKDCQMEITSERADAVPAVYTKINLHFTVTGTDLNEKKVARAVELSAEKYCSVSKMLEKTAEMTHSYEIIEA from the coding sequence ATGTCGATCAAAGTAGAGTGGAAAGGCGGTAAAGCATTCGAAGCAACTTCATCAACTGGTCATAAGGTCATGATGGATGCATCAAAGGAAGTCGGCGGGGAAGATCGTGGTTCGCGCCCTATGGAACTTTTATTGATGGGCTTGGGTGGTTGCTCCGGTATCGATGTGATTATGATGCTGGAAAAAGGCAAGCAAGACGTCAAGGATTGCCAAATGGAAATCACCTCAGAGCGTGCCGATGCCGTACCTGCGGTGTACACCAAAATCAATCTGCACTTTACTGTTACGGGTACTGACTTGAATGAAAAGAAAGTCGCTCGTGCGGTTGAGTTGTCTGCCGAAAAGTACTGTTCTGTTTCCAAAATGCTGGAAAAAACAGCCGAAATGACGCATAGCTATGAAATAATTGAAGCCTGA
- a CDS encoding DUF6627 family protein, with protein sequence MRKTIALSMILTLLASFVLPVQAAMIGTGEMLHQQSMVNERVKLAAFLDRDEVKQQLVSMGVSPDQVKSRVASMTDQEVSEINHKMEAMPAGGDVLGIVVLIFIVFVITDVIGATDIFPFIKPVR encoded by the coding sequence ATGAGAAAGACAATTGCATTAAGCATGATTTTGACTTTGCTAGCTAGTTTTGTACTACCTGTTCAGGCTGCCATGATTGGTACTGGTGAGATGTTGCATCAGCAATCTATGGTCAATGAACGAGTAAAATTAGCGGCATTTCTTGACCGAGATGAAGTAAAACAACAGTTGGTCTCTATGGGAGTATCGCCAGATCAGGTGAAAAGCCGTGTTGCTTCTATGACCGATCAGGAAGTTTCTGAAATCAACCACAAAATGGAAGCGATGCCAGCAGGTGGCGATGTATTAGGGATAGTGGTTCTAATATTTATTGTATTTGTAATTACAGATGTTATTGGCGCTACGGATATATTCCCATTTATTAAACCAGTAAGATAA
- a CDS encoding type III PLP-dependent enzyme, producing the protein MDSQELVQHFAEQSHPDELEQFDRASLEELVRQHETPFMVLDLQEVEYQYNALQEALPGVKLFYAVKSLSHPALIKRLKKLGGQFDLATSGEVDLVEGLGVKGQDCIHTHPIKKDKEIRHALAFGCTRFVVDNLEEVSKFLPYKDQVELMVRVSFRSQDAVVDLSRKFGCALEELPSLVDFSVDNGLTISGLSFHVGSQSLSPMAQANAINASIAAMSEMTDVNWKWLDIGGSFPVSYQGPVMPIQDFCVPIMDALAELPEGIEVFAEPGRFISAPSMIEVMTIIGKAKRGARTWYYLDDGVYGALSGQIYDHAKYPIAPLQPIDPTGDFFPSVLAGPTCDSIDVVDEDAELPDLAVGDIMIAKQMGAYTIASATEFNYYPKPKVVVVEDLIDHSEDAQE; encoded by the coding sequence ATGGACTCACAAGAGTTGGTTCAGCACTTTGCTGAACAAAGTCACCCTGATGAACTAGAACAGTTTGATCGAGCTTCGCTTGAGGAGTTGGTGCGCCAGCACGAAACCCCTTTTATGGTGCTTGATTTACAGGAAGTGGAATACCAATACAACGCCTTGCAAGAAGCTTTGCCTGGCGTGAAGTTGTTTTATGCTGTTAAGTCTTTATCTCACCCAGCATTGATTAAGCGCTTGAAAAAATTGGGCGGGCAATTTGACTTGGCGACTTCTGGTGAAGTCGATTTGGTTGAAGGTCTTGGGGTTAAAGGTCAGGACTGTATTCATACCCACCCGATTAAAAAAGACAAAGAAATCCGCCATGCCTTGGCATTTGGTTGTACACGATTTGTTGTCGATAACTTGGAAGAGGTGAGTAAGTTCTTGCCTTATAAAGACCAAGTAGAGTTGATGGTGCGTGTCAGTTTCCGTAGCCAAGATGCCGTGGTGGATTTGTCCCGTAAGTTCGGTTGTGCGCTAGAAGAGCTACCCAGCCTGGTAGATTTTTCGGTGGATAATGGTTTGACGATATCTGGTTTATCTTTCCACGTTGGTTCGCAGTCTTTGTCACCGATGGCGCAGGCAAATGCCATCAATGCATCGATTGCAGCGATGAGCGAAATGACCGATGTCAATTGGAAGTGGCTGGATATTGGCGGAAGCTTTCCGGTTTCTTACCAAGGCCCAGTCATGCCGATTCAGGATTTCTGTGTGCCGATTATGGATGCTTTGGCAGAGTTACCAGAAGGTATTGAGGTCTTTGCAGAGCCTGGGCGTTTTATTTCCGCGCCTTCCATGATTGAAGTCATGACCATTATTGGTAAGGCAAAGCGTGGCGCGCGTACTTGGTACTATTTGGATGATGGTGTTTATGGTGCTTTGAGTGGTCAGATCTACGATCACGCAAAATATCCGATTGCACCTTTGCAGCCAATTGACCCAACGGGTGATTTCTTTCCGAGTGTTTTGGCCGGGCCGACCTGTGATTCTATTGACGTAGTCGATGAAGATGCCGAACTACCTGATTTAGCGGTTGGCGATATTATGATTGCGAAGCAGATGGGTGCCTACACCATTGCATCTGCAACGGAATTTAACTATTATCCTAAGCCAAAAGTGGTTGTGGTCGAAGACTTGATAGATCACAGCGAAGATGCTCAGGAATAA
- a CDS encoding response regulator, whose translation MFKKVLVVEDRQEHLTFLKEALKKASPEMEVSSVKSIQEARGVLSEDIELYILDLELPDGAGVELIPAIRGLNSESKVMIYTVFDEDETFFKAMRMGIDGYVLKTETQQGLSDAVHDVWRGMAALSPALARKLMNHHARELDEVPKLSDKETAVLKLIAQGHTMKSAAEQLNRSVDTVKFHVKEIYRKTSAQNRTELLKLAREMGIS comes from the coding sequence GTGTTTAAGAAAGTTTTAGTGGTGGAAGATCGTCAAGAGCACCTAACGTTTTTAAAAGAGGCGTTAAAAAAAGCATCTCCTGAGATGGAAGTTTCTTCAGTTAAAAGTATCCAGGAAGCGAGAGGGGTACTATCAGAAGATATTGAACTGTATATTTTAGATTTAGAGTTGCCTGATGGTGCGGGTGTTGAATTGATTCCAGCCATTCGTGGCTTGAACTCTGAGTCAAAAGTCATGATTTACACCGTTTTTGATGAAGACGAAACCTTTTTCAAAGCGATGCGAATGGGGATAGATGGTTATGTGTTAAAAACGGAAACGCAGCAAGGTTTGTCTGATGCTGTTCATGATGTATGGAGAGGGATGGCTGCGTTATCACCTGCTTTAGCACGTAAGCTGATGAATCATCATGCCAGAGAGTTAGATGAAGTGCCGAAGTTGAGTGACAAGGAAACGGCTGTGTTAAAACTGATTGCGCAAGGCCACACAATGAAAAGCGCAGCGGAGCAGCTTAATCGCTCGGTTGATACTGTGAAGTTTCATGTAAAAGAAATTTATCGTAAAACCAGTGCGCAAAATCGAACGGAATTATTAAAGTTGGCGCGAGAGATGGGAATATCCTAA
- a CDS encoding class I SAM-dependent methyltransferase, with amino-acid sequence MSPKMFSRLMRIIKYLVSEKTLAHQARKPTGFLGKYVLQPMFVHGNAALNAFMLEKLDVKSTDCILEIGFGPGVMLADLSERIEEGKVHGIDFSKTMIEQATIRNQPHIESGCLELCEGCSDLMSYEDNHFDKVVTGNTLYFWHPPEPHLQEILRVLKPGGLFVMGFRDKAQIDQMQLNQEVFLRYTQQDVVALLESTGFAEVSVEIKGSMPVDSYVAIATKLD; translated from the coding sequence ATGTCACCTAAAATGTTTAGTCGCCTCATGAGGATTATCAAGTATTTGGTCTCGGAAAAGACCTTGGCGCACCAAGCGAGAAAGCCAACTGGCTTTTTGGGGAAATATGTTTTACAGCCGATGTTTGTGCATGGTAATGCTGCTTTGAATGCCTTTATGCTGGAAAAGTTGGATGTGAAATCAACCGATTGCATTCTTGAAATCGGTTTTGGTCCTGGGGTGATGTTAGCGGATTTGTCCGAACGTATAGAAGAAGGCAAAGTGCATGGTATTGATTTTTCCAAAACCATGATCGAGCAGGCAACGATTCGCAATCAGCCACATATTGAATCGGGTTGTCTGGAGTTGTGTGAAGGTTGTAGTGACCTGATGTCGTATGAAGACAATCATTTCGACAAGGTGGTGACGGGCAATACCCTATATTTCTGGCATCCACCAGAGCCACATTTACAAGAAATTCTACGAGTGTTGAAACCGGGTGGGCTATTCGTGATGGGGTTTAGAGATAAAGCGCAAATCGACCAGATGCAGTTGAACCAAGAAGTCTTTTTGCGCTATACGCAGCAAGATGTAGTTGCGCTGTTGGAGTCAACAGGATTTGCCGAGGTGTCTGTTGAAATCAAAGGTAGTATGCCTGTGGACTCTTATGTTGCGATAGCAACTAAATTAGATTAG
- a CDS encoding PA2778 family cysteine peptidase produces MPEDLPAKAELTQVPFFPQSEYQCGPAALATVLNYRHQSVKPDDLTDKVYVPNRKGSFQLEMVAAARQYGLVAYPLAPKMSDLLSEVSAGNPVLVLQNLSFDTFPMWHFSVVVGYDLAHESIVLRSATTKRWETSFSNFEQTWRKSQYWGLVITQPNHIPKTANVKNWLQASYDLEQVGKIQAAKVAYQAATKHWLDQPDVWIALTNLQYKQKDFAEAISNMKSILPRFSSNVQLWNNYAYILKSYGCQDAAILAAKCGVKAAPNDENIKSTLLDMQKTDAIQLGAKKCPVISCFQ; encoded by the coding sequence ATGCCTGAAGATTTGCCTGCCAAAGCAGAATTGACGCAGGTTCCATTTTTTCCTCAATCAGAATATCAATGTGGGCCAGCAGCTTTAGCAACTGTGCTCAATTATCGACATCAGTCGGTCAAGCCAGATGATTTGACAGATAAAGTTTATGTCCCAAATAGAAAAGGAAGTTTTCAGCTTGAGATGGTTGCAGCGGCTCGACAGTATGGATTGGTTGCATACCCGTTAGCACCGAAAATGTCTGATTTATTGTCGGAAGTGAGTGCCGGTAATCCAGTGCTGGTATTACAGAACTTAAGTTTTGATACCTTTCCCATGTGGCACTTTTCGGTGGTAGTCGGATATGATTTGGCGCATGAATCTATTGTGTTACGTTCGGCAACAACCAAGCGATGGGAAACCAGTTTTTCCAATTTCGAACAGACTTGGCGGAAATCCCAATATTGGGGGCTAGTTATTACGCAACCCAATCACATTCCAAAAACGGCAAACGTGAAAAACTGGCTGCAAGCTTCTTATGATTTGGAACAAGTAGGGAAAATACAGGCAGCAAAAGTAGCTTATCAAGCTGCAACAAAACACTGGCTCGATCAACCAGACGTCTGGATTGCGCTGACCAATTTACAATATAAGCAAAAAGATTTTGCAGAAGCTATTTCGAATATGAAAAGTATTTTGCCTAGGTTTTCTTCAAATGTTCAGCTGTGGAATAACTATGCCTATATTTTAAAATCCTATGGGTGTCAGGATGCGGCAATATTGGCAGCCAAGTGTGGTGTAAAAGCAGCACCTAATGATGAAAATATTAAATCGACACTTTTAGATATGCAAAAAACAGATGCTATTCAGTTAGGTGCTAAGAAGTGTCCTGTAATTAGTTGTTTTCAATAA
- a CDS encoding pseudouridine synthase: METHCNLDAFSIIYQDDDFVAIHKPAGLLVHRSPIDKHETQFAVQITRDTIGQQVFPIHRLDKPTSGLLLFALNPDAARNLSDQFMEHSIEKTYVALCRGWTPENGDIDKPLKYHKDKLADKDKRAEDILQDAFTHYERLATTQVEHKMGRFEFQRYSLVKLQPKTGRKHQLRRHLNHISHPIIGDVQHGDRHHNHFFNQWLGQHRLYLAATSLQFTHPTTGETMTLNAPLEASFTNTLNKLWPNQELNPILD, encoded by the coding sequence TTGGAAACGCATTGCAATCTTGACGCTTTCAGCATCATTTACCAAGACGATGATTTTGTCGCCATCCACAAACCCGCAGGTTTATTGGTACACCGTTCTCCCATCGACAAGCATGAAACCCAGTTTGCCGTGCAAATCACTCGTGACACTATTGGCCAGCAAGTCTTTCCAATCCATCGTCTGGACAAACCTACCTCTGGCCTACTGCTTTTTGCACTCAACCCTGATGCGGCTCGCAATCTCAGCGACCAGTTTATGGAACATAGCATTGAAAAAACCTATGTCGCCCTATGCCGAGGCTGGACACCGGAAAACGGTGATATCGATAAGCCACTTAAATATCACAAAGACAAGCTTGCCGATAAAGACAAACGGGCTGAAGACATACTGCAAGATGCGTTCACACATTATGAACGCCTAGCAACCACCCAGGTCGAACACAAAATGGGACGCTTTGAGTTTCAACGCTACTCACTGGTCAAACTACAACCTAAAACCGGACGTAAACACCAACTTCGCCGCCACCTAAACCATATCAGCCATCCCATTATTGGCGATGTACAACATGGTGACAGACACCACAACCACTTCTTTAACCAATGGCTTGGGCAACACAGACTCTACCTTGCAGCCACGTCACTACAATTCACCCACCCAACAACGGGCGAGACCATGACGCTTAACGCCCCTTTGGAAGCCAGCTTCACCAACACCTTAAATAAGCTTTGGCCCAATCAAGAGCTGAATCCCATACTGGATTGA
- the speE gene encoding polyamine aminopropyltransferase, with product MANNYLETLYPTWGQQFVMNEVLFEVDTGHQKLVIFKNDQWGTVMALDGVIQTTEKDEFIYHEMMTHVPLFAHGNAKKVLIIGGGDGGILREVLKHPEVESVTQVEIDQQVIDMCIQYLPNHSAGAYDNPKANIVIADGVDFVNECTEKFDVIISDSTDPMGPGEVLFTSRFYEGIKNCLTEEGVFVAQNGVSFMQTDEVTTTFKRLSPLFKQASFYSGAVPTYVGGIMTFAWATDNLALKEVSKEVIAERFKASGITTRFYTPELHKGSFALPQYVLDVMK from the coding sequence ATGGCGAATAATTATCTGGAAACCCTTTACCCAACTTGGGGACAGCAGTTCGTAATGAACGAAGTGTTGTTTGAAGTGGATACTGGACACCAGAAGTTGGTTATTTTCAAAAATGACCAATGGGGTACGGTGATGGCGTTGGACGGTGTGATTCAAACCACTGAAAAAGACGAGTTCATCTATCATGAAATGATGACGCACGTGCCTTTGTTTGCTCATGGCAATGCGAAGAAAGTGCTGATCATCGGCGGTGGTGATGGCGGTATCTTACGTGAAGTATTGAAACACCCAGAAGTGGAGTCTGTCACTCAGGTTGAAATCGACCAACAAGTGATTGATATGTGTATTCAGTATTTGCCGAACCATTCTGCTGGTGCTTACGATAACCCAAAAGCGAATATCGTCATTGCCGATGGTGTAGATTTCGTTAACGAATGCACAGAGAAATTTGATGTCATTATTTCCGACTCGACTGACCCTATGGGGCCGGGTGAAGTATTGTTCACGTCTCGCTTCTATGAAGGTATTAAAAACTGCCTGACAGAAGAAGGTGTGTTCGTGGCGCAAAACGGTGTGAGCTTTATGCAGACCGATGAAGTGACGACGACATTCAAACGTTTGTCTCCTTTGTTCAAGCAAGCAAGCTTCTACTCAGGCGCAGTACCAACTTATGTTGGCGGTATCATGACATTTGCATGGGCAACGGATAATTTGGCATTGAAAGAAGTGTCAAAAGAAGTGATTGCAGAGCGTTTCAAAGCGTCTGGCATCACAACACGTTTTTATACACCTGAATTGCACAAAGGCTCTTTCGCCTTACCGCAATATGTATTGGATGTAATGAAGTAA
- the trpB gene encoding tryptophan synthase subunit beta produces MSYLKNQPNQEGFFGDFGGAFLPPELVPHFEEINKAYQELGRSADFLNELKYIRKHYQGRPTPVYYAHNLSREVGAHIYLKREDLNHSGAHKLNHCMAEALLAKHMGKTKLIAETGAGQHGVALATAAAYFGMECEIHMGEIDIAKEAPNVTRMKLLGATVVPVSFGGRSLKEAVDSAFQSYVPQADTALFAIGSVVGPHPFPLMVRNFQSVVGFEAREQYLEMTGELPDHVGACVGGGSNAMGLFAGFMDDDKVIKNGVEPLGRGTKLGEHSATMTYGKPGMIHGFKCMLLEDEEGNPAPVHSIASGLDYPGVGPEHSFLKTAGKVNYHAVTDDETLDAFYKLSRMEGIIPALESSHAVAWAMKQAKEQPGCTMLLNLSGRGDKDIDYVADNFGTGES; encoded by the coding sequence AATCAACCGAATCAAGAAGGGTTCTTTGGTGACTTTGGTGGAGCTTTTCTACCGCCCGAGCTGGTTCCACATTTTGAAGAAATCAATAAAGCCTACCAAGAGCTGGGGCGTTCGGCAGATTTTCTAAATGAGCTAAAGTATATTCGCAAACACTACCAAGGCCGACCAACACCTGTTTATTACGCCCACAATTTGAGCAGAGAAGTTGGTGCGCATATTTATTTGAAACGTGAAGACCTGAATCATTCTGGTGCCCACAAGTTAAATCACTGTATGGCTGAAGCCTTATTGGCGAAACACATGGGTAAAACTAAGCTGATTGCCGAAACGGGAGCTGGGCAACATGGTGTTGCCTTGGCGACAGCAGCGGCTTATTTTGGGATGGAATGTGAAATCCACATGGGCGAAATCGACATTGCCAAAGAAGCACCGAACGTCACGCGAATGAAACTTTTAGGCGCGACGGTGGTGCCAGTAAGCTTTGGTGGTCGCAGCTTGAAAGAAGCAGTTGACTCCGCGTTCCAATCTTATGTGCCTCAAGCGGATACCGCTTTGTTTGCTATCGGTTCGGTAGTTGGACCACACCCTTTCCCATTGATGGTGCGTAATTTCCAGTCTGTCGTCGGGTTTGAGGCGCGTGAGCAGTATCTGGAAATGACCGGCGAATTGCCGGATCATGTCGGTGCCTGTGTTGGGGGTGGTTCCAATGCAATGGGCTTGTTCGCCGGATTTATGGATGACGATAAGGTGATCAAAAACGGTGTCGAGCCATTGGGGCGTGGTACCAAGCTGGGTGAGCACTCGGCGACCATGACTTACGGTAAGCCGGGAATGATCCATGGTTTCAAGTGTATGCTACTGGAAGATGAAGAAGGCAACCCTGCACCGGTGCATTCTATTGCTTCCGGCTTGGATTACCCAGGGGTTGGCCCAGAGCATTCATTCCTCAAAACAGCAGGAAAGGTGAACTACCATGCCGTGACCGATGACGAAACGCTGGATGCTTTCTATAAGTTGTCACGCATGGAAGGGATTATTCCAGCATTGGAAAGTTCGCATGCCGTTGCTTGGGCGATGAAGCAAGCCAAAGAACAACCAGGTTGTACCATGCTGCTTAATTTGTCTGGTCGTGGTGACAAAGACATTGATTATGTCGCGGATAATTTCGGTACTGGCGAGTCATAA